The following proteins come from a genomic window of Desmospora profundinema:
- the recQ gene encoding DNA helicase RecQ, translating to MKPLEILKRHYGHDSFRTGQEAVVNSILKGHDTFAIMPTGAGKSVCYQIPSLLMDGLSLVISPLISLMKDQVDQLREVGIEATYINSTLSSKEMRERLQGAAQGRYRMLYLAPERLSMDGFRSMLESIPLSLVTIDEAHCISQWGHDFRPSYRSVAQWIRNLSPRPVVAAFTATATQEVRDDISQLLGIHSDRIFITPLTRDNLTFSVKHGVDQRDFVTRYLKERPGETGIIYCATRKETDQVHRSLVERGLSAAKYHAGLTEEERRQAQEAFAFDRVQVMVATNAFGMGIDKSNVRFVIHWQMPGNLESYYQEAGRAGRDGEAADCILLFSPGDVRTQSFLIENGSLAPELKERERRKLQQMREYCHTQRCLQETLALHFGDDTAAPCGRCSNCSDQGEREDVTVEAQKIFSCVRRMRERYGVSLTAKVLKGSRDKRVKEFGLDRLPTYGLLRNLTEKAITHRIHVLAAEGYLRFTDDEFPRLTLTPAAVEVLKGERSVLLRVEKEKKVAAPGSAGLFEKLRERRLELSRREQIPPYMIFPDSTLTEMARMLPGDADTLLAVKGVGQQKRDKYGEAFLEVIREHAEQKDLPLMESGKAKAAATLSNETDDNEPSHMITWRLWQVEGLSLDEIQRRRELAATTLESHLVRCSAEGYPIDWDRLIPAGQEERVRQAIRQVGGTHLKPIKEALPDDISYTTIRAVLAKTASRS from the coding sequence ATGAAACCGCTGGAAATACTGAAGCGCCACTACGGTCATGATTCCTTTCGCACCGGACAGGAGGCAGTAGTAAACAGTATCCTGAAAGGACATGACACTTTCGCAATTATGCCGACAGGAGCCGGCAAATCGGTATGTTACCAAATTCCTTCTCTACTGATGGACGGACTCTCTCTGGTAATATCCCCCCTGATCTCGCTGATGAAAGATCAGGTGGACCAGCTGCGGGAGGTGGGAATCGAAGCCACCTATATCAACAGTACCCTTTCTTCTAAAGAAATGCGGGAGCGATTACAGGGTGCCGCCCAGGGTCGATACCGCATGTTGTACCTCGCCCCTGAGCGCCTTTCGATGGACGGGTTCCGATCGATGCTGGAGAGCATTCCCCTGTCCCTGGTCACCATCGATGAGGCCCATTGCATCTCCCAATGGGGACATGACTTTCGCCCCAGTTACCGTTCCGTCGCCCAATGGATCCGCAACTTGTCTCCGCGCCCGGTCGTGGCCGCCTTTACCGCCACCGCCACGCAGGAAGTGAGAGACGATATCTCGCAACTGCTTGGGATTCATTCGGACCGTATTTTCATCACGCCGCTGACGAGAGACAACCTTACCTTCTCTGTCAAACACGGGGTGGATCAACGGGACTTCGTTACCCGTTATCTGAAGGAACGGCCGGGGGAGACCGGTATCATCTATTGTGCCACCCGAAAGGAAACGGATCAGGTTCACCGTTCATTGGTGGAACGCGGACTTTCCGCAGCCAAGTATCATGCGGGGCTTACAGAAGAGGAGCGGCGACAAGCCCAGGAAGCGTTCGCCTTTGACCGGGTGCAGGTCATGGTAGCCACCAACGCCTTCGGGATGGGGATCGATAAATCCAACGTCCGCTTCGTGATCCACTGGCAGATGCCCGGCAATCTCGAATCCTATTACCAGGAGGCAGGCCGGGCCGGAAGAGATGGAGAAGCGGCGGATTGCATCCTTCTCTTCTCACCCGGTGACGTCCGAACGCAATCATTCTTGATCGAAAACGGCTCACTCGCACCCGAGTTAAAAGAGCGGGAACGTCGGAAACTCCAACAGATGCGGGAATATTGTCATACTCAACGCTGTCTCCAAGAAACACTGGCCCTTCATTTCGGTGATGATACCGCCGCCCCCTGCGGCCGCTGCTCCAACTGCTCCGACCAAGGAGAGCGGGAAGATGTCACGGTGGAAGCACAGAAAATCTTCTCCTGTGTTCGCCGCATGCGGGAACGTTACGGTGTCTCCCTTACGGCCAAAGTACTGAAAGGCTCCCGGGACAAACGGGTGAAGGAATTCGGATTGGACCGCCTTCCTACATACGGCCTGCTGCGCAATTTGACGGAGAAAGCGATTACCCACCGCATCCATGTATTGGCGGCGGAAGGGTATCTTCGCTTTACCGATGACGAATTTCCCCGCCTGACGCTCACCCCTGCCGCCGTTGAAGTGTTGAAAGGGGAGCGTTCCGTCCTCCTTCGGGTCGAAAAAGAAAAGAAAGTGGCAGCCCCCGGATCCGCAGGATTATTTGAAAAGCTGCGGGAGCGGCGCCTGGAACTGTCCCGACGGGAGCAGATCCCCCCGTATATGATTTTTCCCGACAGCACGTTGACGGAGATGGCCCGCATGCTTCCGGGAGATGCAGACACATTACTGGCTGTCAAAGGAGTGGGACAGCAGAAACGGGACAAATACGGGGAAGCATTCCTGGAGGTGATTCGGGAACATGCAGAGCAGAAAGATCTGCCTCTCATGGAATCCGGCAAGGCAAAAGCGGCTGCTACTCTTTCAAATGAGACGGACGACAACGAACCCAGCCATATGATTACGTGGCGTTTATGGCAAGTGGAAGGCCTGTCGCTCGATGAAATCCAGCGCAGACGGGAGCTGGCCGCTACCACCTTGGAAAGTCACCTGGTCCGCTGTTCTGCTGAGGGCTACCCCATCGACTGGGACCGCCTCATTCCCGCTGGACAGGAAGAGCGCGTCCGTCAAGCCATCCGCCAGGTCGGTGGAACCCATCTGAAGCCGATCAAAGAGGCTCTACCTGATGATATCTCCTACACCACGATTCGGGCTGTACTGGCCAAAACGGCGAGCCGCAGTTGA
- a CDS encoding PCYCGC motif-containing (lipo)protein: MKTIIRRLTVSAILVVVLAACSQQDTEFYYEGVAGKQFPDYVESSPVEHVKVAYAYAADHPEQLEYIPCYCGCGSIGHGSVKSCFLSSESDQDVSYDPHGAGCEICVQVVLDTMKGKQEGQSLQEIRQEIDRRYGERFVPTDTPEPPPDM, translated from the coding sequence GTGAAAACCATCATCCGGCGTCTCACCGTTTCCGCCATCCTGGTGGTCGTGTTGGCCGCTTGTTCGCAACAAGATACAGAGTTTTATTATGAAGGGGTGGCAGGCAAACAGTTTCCGGACTATGTGGAATCTTCTCCTGTGGAACACGTCAAAGTAGCGTATGCTTATGCCGCCGATCATCCGGAACAGTTGGAGTATATCCCTTGCTATTGCGGATGTGGTTCCATCGGGCACGGAAGCGTGAAGAGTTGTTTTTTAAGCTCTGAATCCGACCAGGACGTTTCCTATGATCCGCACGGAGCCGGGTGTGAAATATGCGTTCAAGTGGTTCTCGATACAATGAAAGGAAAACAGGAGGGTCAATCCCTGCAGGAAATCCGGCAAGAGATCGATCGCCGTTACGGAGAGCGGTTCGTCCCCACGGATACCCCTGAACCGCCGCCAGACATGTAA
- a CDS encoding SGNH/GDSL hydrolase family protein, whose amino-acid sequence MRHSPSLYLAIGDSITVGVAASPGRGYAKLVTGTLARAGPAWTLSRAARKGATSKEALFWTVFSPRVRLLIRYARVITLLIGGNDLLYAYLASRFTRRPLILSSAVAAYRRNLHLILYQIRHHSPAPVFLLNQYNPFPRSTFATAWVDAFNSQTADTADRWGIPLINLHELFTGRETGWIDGYRNGSLSDIPLIGPKPIHPNNAGHQAIADAVAATVLHE is encoded by the coding sequence ATGCGACATTCCCCATCCCTTTATCTTGCGATAGGTGATTCCATCACAGTCGGCGTCGCCGCTTCTCCGGGACGGGGATACGCCAAACTCGTAACCGGAACCCTCGCAAGGGCCGGCCCTGCCTGGACTTTATCACGGGCGGCGCGAAAAGGGGCGACCAGTAAGGAAGCCCTGTTCTGGACCGTGTTTTCGCCGCGGGTCCGTTTGCTGATTCGGTATGCTCGCGTCATTACTTTGCTGATCGGAGGCAACGACCTGTTATACGCATACCTTGCGTCCCGGTTCACCAGACGGCCCCTCATTCTCTCATCAGCAGTGGCTGCTTATCGAAGAAATTTACATCTGATCCTTTACCAAATCCGTCATCATTCCCCCGCACCTGTATTCCTACTCAATCAGTATAACCCATTTCCCCGTTCCACCTTTGCCACAGCTTGGGTGGATGCCTTTAACTCTCAGACTGCAGACACGGCTGACCGTTGGGGAATTCCTTTGATTAATCTGCATGAGTTGTTTACCGGGAGGGAAACCGGATGGATCGATGGCTATCGGAACGGATCCCTATCCGATATCCCTCTGATCGGCCCCAAGCCGATTCATCCTAATAACGCGGGCCACCAAGCCATCGCTGATGCTGTTGCCGCCACCGTCCTCCATGAATAA
- a CDS encoding NADPH-dependent FMN reductase — protein MKIVAVSGSMNPESTTRQAVAIVMKAAIEAGAHAELIHLGDWKLPLYDCRTDESTYPEAVHRFRERIKNADGLILGSPQYHGSLSGCLKNALDFIGGKELEGKFVALVGTSGGAMGATNTLNTLNEICRNLHAWPLPSTPSVPRSYEAFLPDGTLKDIQLQKRLEGLGRQLVQVMDRCGERIPVG, from the coding sequence TTGAAAATCGTAGCCGTATCCGGAAGTATGAACCCGGAGTCCACCACGCGCCAGGCTGTCGCGATTGTGATGAAGGCAGCCATCGAAGCTGGCGCACATGCCGAATTGATCCATCTCGGCGATTGGAAGCTCCCCCTCTATGATTGTCGGACAGATGAATCCACTTACCCGGAAGCGGTTCACCGCTTTCGGGAGCGGATTAAAAACGCCGACGGTTTGATCCTGGGCTCTCCGCAATACCACGGCAGTTTGTCCGGCTGTCTTAAAAACGCCCTGGATTTCATTGGCGGAAAAGAATTGGAAGGAAAGTTCGTGGCCTTAGTCGGAACATCCGGCGGGGCTATGGGGGCGACGAATACACTAAACACCTTAAATGAGATCTGTCGCAATCTACATGCCTGGCCATTGCCTTCCACCCCATCCGTCCCCCGATCCTATGAAGCCTTTTTGCCGGATGGAACGTTGAAAGATATCCAACTGCAGAAACGGCTGGAAGGGCTTGGACGCCAGTTGGTACAGGTGATGGACCGTTGTGGTGAGCGGATACCCGTGGGTTGA
- a CDS encoding vitamin B12-dependent ribonucleotide reductase: MAIYTRSIEKHSCLIAIKEGESGLKIERYFTKKGQDPFETVNYVKRDCRITNPDGSVVFEMTGAEIPENWSQVAADIMISKYFRKAGVPQTDEDGKPLLDEAGKPVTGPEQSAKQVIHRLAGCWRDWGEKYGYFDTPEDGQAFYDELVYMLLHQMAAPNSPQWFNTGLAYAYGITGKPQGHYYVDPETEELKKGVDAYSRPQPHACFIQSVEDDLVNENGIMDLWVREARLFKYGSGTGTNFSNIRGKGEPLSGGGTSSGLLSFLKIGDRAAGAIKSGGTTRRAAKMVTLDLDHPDVEEFINWKSEEEKKVRALIAAGYDPSFNGEAYETISGQNSNNSVRVPNEFFEVLDSDGGWDLKRRTDNRVAKTVPARDLWRQIGSAAWECADPGLQYDGTINEWHTSPAGMDGQLGARHNRINASNPCSEYMFLDNTACNLASLNLIQFFDVEKTQFDIPALKHASRLWTIVLEISVLMAQYPSKEIAQLSHEYRTLGLGYANIGTVLMVSGIPYDSDQALAITGAVTAIMTGTAYAASAEMAKELGAFKALSANREHMLRVIRNHRRAAYHVPDEEYEGLTIKPMGIHPTHCPPELLEAARASWDEALELGEKYGYRNAQTTLLAPTGTIGLLMDCDTTGVEPDFALVKFKKLAGGGYFKIANQSIRPALQNLGYSPEEIADILAYVTGTLRLDDAPHINRQSLKEKGLTDEELDRIEESLPAVFELPFAFNSWTLGEDCLKRLGFTPEQYLAPDFNFLRAIGFTRSQIEEASDVICGCMMTEGAPHLKEEHYPVFDTANPCGKRGKRFIHYMGHLRMMAAAQPFLSGAISKTINMPHESTVEDIQHAYYEGWKLGLKAVALYRDGSKSSQPLNARGDDQADEEEAAETAAEPLENTGANMAAATSQIKEIYAKGHVPSVRRRLPSKREGITQEARIAGHKIFVRTGEYEDGTLGEIFIDMHKAGSTMRGMVDAFAVAVSLGLQHGVPLEKYVNSMTFTRFEPAGTVNHPNVKMATSVVDYVFRILGMEYLGRTDFVQVPPKQEELRLHANRWKREKEESLEAAEQAKTPEHASSEVEQAYQEVTGGREAPQDNLEAIRASSGAPLCIECGGMTKRNGSCYVCLDCGATTGCS, from the coding sequence ATTGCGATTTATACACGTTCCATTGAAAAACATTCCTGTCTGATCGCAATAAAAGAGGGGGAGTCAGGGTTGAAAATCGAACGCTATTTCACAAAAAAGGGACAAGATCCTTTTGAAACCGTAAATTATGTGAAGCGGGATTGCCGGATCACCAATCCCGACGGATCTGTCGTCTTTGAAATGACCGGGGCTGAAATTCCGGAAAACTGGTCCCAGGTGGCGGCCGACATTATGATTTCCAAGTACTTTCGCAAGGCGGGAGTACCTCAAACCGACGAAGACGGGAAGCCGTTATTGGATGAGGCGGGGAAACCGGTCACCGGACCGGAACAAAGCGCCAAGCAGGTGATTCACCGGCTGGCCGGTTGCTGGCGGGATTGGGGAGAGAAGTACGGGTACTTCGACACTCCCGAAGATGGCCAGGCCTTTTACGATGAGCTCGTGTATATGCTTTTGCATCAGATGGCGGCCCCCAACTCCCCGCAGTGGTTTAATACGGGATTGGCATATGCTTACGGCATTACGGGCAAGCCTCAGGGTCACTATTATGTGGATCCTGAAACCGAAGAACTGAAAAAAGGGGTGGATGCCTACAGCCGCCCCCAGCCTCATGCTTGTTTCATTCAATCGGTGGAAGACGATCTGGTCAACGAAAACGGCATCATGGACTTATGGGTAAGGGAAGCTCGGCTGTTTAAATACGGCAGCGGTACCGGCACCAACTTTTCCAACATCCGGGGCAAGGGAGAACCGCTCTCGGGGGGTGGCACCTCTTCGGGTCTCCTGTCCTTCCTCAAGATCGGAGACCGGGCGGCAGGAGCGATCAAATCCGGTGGCACCACTCGCCGTGCAGCCAAGATGGTGACGCTGGATCTGGACCATCCCGATGTGGAGGAATTCATCAACTGGAAATCGGAAGAGGAAAAGAAAGTCCGTGCCCTGATCGCCGCCGGCTATGATCCCTCTTTTAACGGGGAAGCGTACGAAACCATTTCCGGTCAGAATTCCAATAACTCTGTTCGTGTACCCAATGAATTTTTTGAAGTGCTGGATTCCGACGGCGGCTGGGATTTAAAGCGTCGAACCGACAACAGGGTGGCCAAGACCGTCCCCGCCCGCGACCTGTGGCGCCAAATTGGCTCGGCAGCCTGGGAATGTGCGGATCCCGGACTGCAATACGACGGCACGATCAACGAATGGCACACATCCCCAGCAGGGATGGATGGGCAGCTTGGGGCTCGCCATAACCGCATCAATGCGTCGAATCCATGCAGTGAATATATGTTCCTGGACAATACGGCCTGCAACCTGGCTTCCCTCAACCTGATCCAATTTTTTGACGTGGAGAAGACGCAGTTTGATATTCCGGCATTGAAACATGCTTCCAGACTATGGACTATTGTGTTGGAAATCTCCGTGCTGATGGCTCAATATCCCTCCAAGGAGATCGCTCAGCTTTCTCATGAATACCGTACGCTGGGACTGGGTTATGCCAACATCGGGACGGTGCTGATGGTTTCCGGCATCCCCTATGATTCCGATCAGGCATTGGCCATCACCGGAGCGGTAACGGCTATTATGACGGGCACCGCTTATGCTGCGTCAGCGGAGATGGCCAAAGAATTGGGGGCTTTTAAGGCGTTATCCGCCAACCGGGAGCATATGTTGCGGGTGATCCGCAACCACCGGCGGGCTGCTTATCATGTGCCGGATGAAGAGTATGAAGGTTTGACGATCAAACCGATGGGGATTCACCCCACCCATTGTCCGCCGGAATTGTTGGAGGCGGCACGAGCCAGTTGGGACGAGGCGCTGGAGCTGGGAGAAAAATACGGCTACCGCAACGCCCAAACGACCCTGCTGGCTCCCACCGGTACGATCGGGCTGTTGATGGATTGCGACACCACCGGGGTAGAACCGGATTTTGCGCTGGTGAAGTTTAAGAAGTTGGCCGGCGGCGGCTATTTTAAGATCGCCAACCAGTCGATTCGGCCGGCGCTGCAAAACCTGGGGTACAGCCCGGAGGAGATTGCGGACATACTCGCGTATGTGACTGGCACCCTCCGCTTGGACGATGCCCCCCACATCAATCGGCAAAGCCTGAAGGAAAAAGGGCTGACCGATGAAGAATTGGATCGAATCGAAGAAAGTCTACCTGCGGTGTTTGAATTGCCGTTTGCCTTTAACAGCTGGACATTGGGCGAGGACTGCCTCAAAAGGCTTGGTTTCACCCCTGAACAGTACTTGGCACCGGATTTTAACTTTCTGCGTGCGATCGGCTTCACCCGGAGCCAGATCGAGGAAGCCAGCGACGTCATCTGTGGTTGCATGATGACCGAAGGTGCCCCCCACCTGAAGGAAGAGCATTATCCGGTTTTTGACACCGCCAATCCCTGCGGTAAGCGGGGGAAACGATTCATCCACTACATGGGTCATCTGCGGATGATGGCAGCCGCTCAGCCGTTCTTAAGCGGTGCGATCTCCAAGACGATCAACATGCCTCACGAATCGACGGTGGAAGATATCCAGCATGCTTACTATGAAGGCTGGAAGCTGGGATTGAAGGCCGTCGCTCTGTACCGGGACGGCTCTAAGAGTTCCCAGCCCCTCAACGCACGTGGGGATGATCAAGCCGATGAAGAGGAAGCGGCCGAAACCGCCGCAGAACCCTTGGAAAACACAGGGGCGAACATGGCGGCGGCTACCTCTCAGATCAAGGAAATCTACGCCAAAGGACATGTCCCCAGTGTACGCCGCCGCCTGCCCAGCAAACGGGAAGGAATCACGCAGGAAGCCCGCATCGCCGGTCACAAGATCTTTGTCCGGACCGGTGAGTATGAAGACGGCACCCTGGGCGAGATTTTCATCGATATGCACAAGGCGGGGAGTACGATGCGCGGGATGGTGGATGCTTTCGCCGTCGCGGTTTCCCTGGGATTGCAACACGGGGTGCCGCTGGAGAAATACGTCAACTCCATGACGTTTACCCGTTTTGAACCGGCAGGGACGGTAAACCACCCCAACGTCAAGATGGCCACCTCCGTGGTGGACTACGTCTTCCGCATCTTAGGGATGGAATATCTGGGACGGACGGATTTTGTCCAGGTACCCCCGAAACAGGAGGAACTCCGTCTCCATGCCAACCGCTGGAAACGGGAGAAAGAAGAAAGTCTGGAAGCGGCGGAGCAGGCGAAAACGCCGGAACATGCCAGCTCTGAAGTGGAACAAGCCTATCAGGAAGTAACAGGCGGACGCGAGGCGCCCCAGGACAACCTGGAGGCTATTCGGGCCAGCAGCGGGGCTCCACTCTGCATTGAATGCGGTGGAATGACCAAGCGCAACGGCTCCTGTTATGTTTGCTTAGATTGCGGAGCGACCACCGGTTGCTCCTGA
- the hutH gene encoding histidine ammonia-lyase, with the protein MTVSPILLNGHQLTLEEWEQVVFQHRPVQLAPEAIKAMERSRLMVEEAVCRGDVVYGITTGFGKFSDTVIDRNQSEELQRNLIKSHACGVGEPLSEEVVRGMMVLRANALARGCSGIRPTTVEALIRLLNDGIHPVIPSQGSLGASGDLAPLAHMTLPLIGEGEVFFRGQRMDARQVLNEQGHFPVTLAAKEGLALINGTQMMASLSALAILKAEKLLLSADIIAAMTMEALGGIPDALHPLLHKARGQTGQLQAAATMRTLLQSSRRLTAPGEKRVQDAYSLRCIPQVHGASRDAYSHVRTIVTRELNAVTDNPLLFPEEGAILSGGNFHGQPLALAADYLGIAMAEMANISERRTERLVNPQLSGLPPFLTQNGGLHSGYMILQYVAAALVSENKGLAHPASVDSIPSSANQEDHVSMGSISARKLLRILDNATRVLAVEWITAAQGLEFSSGEMGAGTTPAYRLIRNHIPPLVHDRLHHPDIEQAAKLIDSGCLVEAVAEETPLALNGYR; encoded by the coding sequence ATGACAGTCTCACCCATTTTGCTTAACGGTCACCAACTCACACTGGAAGAATGGGAACAAGTCGTGTTTCAGCATCGCCCCGTCCAACTGGCTCCTGAGGCGATAAAAGCGATGGAACGTTCCCGCTTGATGGTGGAAGAAGCCGTTTGCCGTGGAGATGTGGTCTATGGAATCACCACAGGATTCGGCAAATTCAGTGACACGGTCATTGACCGGAATCAATCCGAGGAACTGCAGCGCAACCTGATTAAAAGCCATGCTTGCGGGGTGGGGGAGCCCTTATCTGAAGAAGTGGTTCGGGGTATGATGGTATTGCGTGCCAACGCTTTGGCAAGAGGCTGTTCCGGCATCCGTCCAACCACGGTAGAGGCTTTGATTCGTCTGCTTAACGATGGAATCCATCCGGTCATTCCCAGTCAAGGGTCGTTGGGAGCCAGCGGCGATCTGGCTCCCCTGGCTCATATGACCCTCCCTCTGATCGGGGAAGGCGAGGTCTTTTTCCGCGGTCAGCGTATGGATGCGCGGCAGGTTTTGAACGAGCAAGGCCACTTTCCTGTCACCTTGGCCGCAAAAGAAGGGTTGGCCCTGATTAACGGGACACAGATGATGGCCAGCCTTTCAGCCTTGGCAATCCTAAAAGCCGAAAAGCTTCTCCTGAGTGCCGATATTATCGCCGCCATGACGATGGAAGCACTGGGCGGAATCCCTGATGCGCTTCACCCCCTGTTACACAAAGCACGGGGGCAAACGGGCCAACTTCAGGCCGCTGCTACCATGCGCACACTTTTACAATCTAGCCGCCGCCTGACCGCGCCCGGGGAAAAGCGGGTTCAGGACGCCTACAGCCTGCGATGCATTCCACAAGTGCACGGGGCCTCCCGGGATGCTTATTCCCATGTGCGAACCATTGTCACCCGGGAGCTGAATGCGGTAACAGACAACCCCTTGTTGTTCCCCGAAGAAGGAGCGATCCTGTCAGGTGGAAATTTTCACGGCCAACCGTTGGCCTTAGCCGCCGACTATCTGGGAATCGCCATGGCGGAGATGGCCAATATTTCCGAGCGAAGGACCGAGCGTTTGGTCAACCCACAGCTGAGCGGATTACCTCCGTTCTTAACTCAAAACGGCGGCCTTCACTCCGGATACATGATCCTACAGTACGTAGCTGCCGCCCTGGTATCGGAAAACAAGGGGCTGGCCCATCCGGCTTCCGTAGACTCGATTCCCTCCTCCGCCAACCAGGAGGATCACGTCAGCATGGGTTCCATTTCCGCCAGGAAGTTGCTGCGCATCCTGGATAATGCAACCCGGGTCCTGGCCGTTGAATGGATCACCGCCGCCCAGGGACTGGAGTTTTCCTCTGGGGAAATGGGAGCGGGAACCACCCCCGCCTATCGTCTCATTCGAAATCATATTCCGCCGCTCGTTCATGATCGCCTTCACCATCCCGACATCGAACAGGCGGCAAAACTGATTGACAGCGGATGCTTGGTCGAAGCAGTCGCCGAGGAAACACCGCTGGCTCTGAATGGATATCGGTGA
- a CDS encoding metallophosphoesterase, giving the protein MTIYAISDLHLSFNKPVDLYGIRLEQDVDKPMDIFGWKRHFDRVRDHWLETVKQEDTVLIPGDISWALRLDQATYDFNWIGQLPGKKVLSPGNHCYYAQSKKKVRQHLPEGMTWIDADYTLVEGFAVAATRGWNLPGDKGWNEAEDRKIYERQAGRLRLALEAAAKEHPDKERLVMLHYPPVTSRVKESAFMDLLHEFQVKTCVYGHLHGRSHHEAVEGVIQGVELQLVSCDYLDFRPIAVRLNHTPS; this is encoded by the coding sequence TTGACGATCTACGCCATCAGCGATCTTCATCTTTCATTTAACAAACCAGTGGATCTTTATGGGATCCGGTTGGAACAGGACGTGGACAAGCCGATGGATATCTTCGGATGGAAGCGTCATTTTGACCGTGTCCGCGATCACTGGCTGGAGACGGTAAAACAAGAGGATACGGTACTCATCCCGGGAGATATCAGCTGGGCATTGCGCTTGGATCAAGCTACATACGATTTTAACTGGATCGGCCAACTTCCCGGGAAAAAGGTACTGTCTCCCGGAAATCACTGTTATTACGCCCAGAGTAAGAAAAAAGTCCGACAACATCTCCCTGAAGGGATGACTTGGATCGACGCGGATTACACTCTGGTGGAAGGGTTTGCAGTGGCGGCTACCCGGGGTTGGAATTTGCCGGGGGATAAAGGGTGGAATGAAGCAGAGGACCGTAAGATCTACGAACGGCAAGCGGGAAGGCTGCGTCTTGCGCTGGAGGCTGCAGCCAAGGAGCATCCCGATAAAGAGCGATTGGTGATGCTTCATTATCCGCCGGTCACCTCCCGGGTGAAAGAATCCGCTTTTATGGATCTGCTTCACGAATTTCAAGTGAAAACATGCGTATACGGACATCTGCACGGACGATCCCATCACGAGGCGGTGGAAGGAGTCATCCAGGGGGTAGAGTTGCAGTTGGTTTCCTGCGATTACCTCGATTTTCGGCCCATTGCAGTCCGCCTGAATCATACACCATCATGA
- the dat gene encoding D-amino-acid transaminase — protein MGMILIDDQLTKRENAHIDIEDRGYQFGDGIYEVFRVYNGKVFRMQDHLDRFQRSADEIGLQLPYGLDRLQSFLEQLIETNGLSEGNVYLQASRGVAPRSHPFPEESRSVLVAYTIEGERPLEYIRNGIRTITEADIRWLRCDIKSLNLLGAVLAKQKAKEHGCQEAILHRDGTVTEGSSTNVFLVKDGQLITHPANNLILHGITRLVVLELAEELGIPVKEETFTLEDLRKADEVFITGTTVEISPVVQIDDYHVGDGKPGPVVHRLQEAFEKQI, from the coding sequence ATGGGAATGATCCTGATTGATGATCAACTGACCAAACGTGAAAACGCACACATCGACATTGAAGACCGCGGCTATCAATTTGGTGACGGCATTTATGAAGTCTTTCGCGTTTACAACGGCAAGGTATTTCGTATGCAAGATCACCTGGACCGCTTTCAGCGCAGCGCCGATGAAATCGGTCTGCAACTGCCTTACGGACTGGACCGTTTGCAATCATTTCTGGAGCAATTAATCGAGACCAACGGCCTGTCCGAAGGAAATGTCTATCTCCAAGCCAGCAGGGGTGTAGCCCCCCGCTCCCATCCATTTCCGGAGGAAAGCCGCTCGGTCCTCGTCGCCTACACGATCGAAGGGGAACGTCCCCTGGAATACATTCGCAACGGGATCCGCACCATTACCGAAGCAGATATCCGCTGGCTCCGTTGTGACATCAAAAGCCTCAACCTGTTAGGAGCTGTGTTGGCCAAGCAAAAAGCCAAAGAACACGGTTGCCAGGAGGCCATTTTGCATCGGGACGGCACCGTAACCGAAGGCAGCTCCACCAATGTCTTTCTGGTGAAGGATGGTCAATTGATCACCCATCCCGCAAACAATCTGATTCTTCATGGAATCACCCGCCTGGTGGTGCTGGAGCTGGCGGAGGAACTCGGCATCCCGGTTAAAGAAGAAACATTTACTTTGGAGGATCTCAGAAAAGCAGACGAGGTATTCATCACCGGTACCACGGTGGAGATCAGCCCCGTCGTCCAAATTGACGACTATCACGTAGGGGACGGCAAACCCGGTCCGGTCGTCCATCGTTTACAGGAAGCGTTTGAAAAACAAATTTAA